Proteins from one Natrinema salinisoli genomic window:
- a CDS encoding S8 family serine peptidase → MTYGLSRATVFVVLVALLLVTSPVAMATGSLTDAGSSADGESLTVSDVQTQSGEDVRIESELEQSASSADTVDVFVRMDAEVSQFATATDAESATALKREAEATQRSLETYAEDVDGVEIVTEFWLTNAALVEVDTTRVDIEELARIDGVTELHPNYEVELVEPDANDGSANDSTVTYGLDQVNAPEVWEEFDATGEGVSVAVVDTGLAASHEQFADRDEVRDNWAEFDFDGSEIESQPYDRNGHGTHVAGTILGGEADGQRIGVAPDAELIPINVFPGMPDRQSTTLAAIVAGMQEAVEQGADVANFSLGGGGYAAIYVDVIRNAQRAGTFIVSAAGNDGPGAEGTPGNVYDTLSIGATDANEQVAEFSTGATVNTDEDWGPVAPGDWPESYATPDVSAPGVDVRSSYVGGNDTYAELSGTSMATPHTSGVAALLAAQGVEDPYEMKSLLEETATKPAPDRISQRVTAEAREVSDEQYENVYDDDERDVRYGYGIIDAYAASAALANESRIDGTVVDGDGEPITDRSNDLPDGSGPTVTIDDANRTQYAADGSFEFDVTEGHHDVTVSGAFGYAETTEMIDASEPVERDIVLEERFDLAVVRGQPRELEAGSTAEVAVDVAHLDELTVELADESTVDESNVTVDLVGVESDVLGNTVAFGEPLTATPATLEITVDGANAGETIELEHTFTGSDGTTETVTTGPTTVVTEVSETDPLRIVETDIVEEALASEQIAPGPVVVENTDDEVTQNGTVVWKTPIGDFSSEEYELEPGETATYNRTLSFGDGSPAPWSYIADTGETVDHRFVLVNETLSPIQEERFTTDIVGGELNGTVTDADTGEPLPGIEVTATNGDAEFSTVTDSSGAYSIIVDAPGEWTVTADAASYGPTSTTVQFDDDLDPIERNLTVGSDPTFELSMEGGKTYSVGLPGPVEGGTVGDVVPEETNATVLTYNETTNRWVQPSPDDELEPLDALLVTPFEDTTVTVELAGTPGTGDGVTEPRDIERGWNFVAPAAYDDPEAAFEHDSDATLGVFRIQRAPDSKMVPESGFGGIGIFEETHNAVNPFTGYFVFASEDTQLETTVDEGTTLDSAYEDLEIDAERRTGTVERSVDGAPVANATVRVPGTSVSTTTSTDGSFTLPALPTGVEQEVTVTADGFENRTVSLDESETVELQQTVFFDVTDLAVNETDLSVGDEYTIEYELENRGTERASEIVEVEFGPGLEDEKRARLSEDVVAINSTVVELEPGATTTLEIRSEVIDEQVTGESQIGVFTPDDSEVVNVTVTDENGTSSEIAAGANERSASLRAIAA, encoded by the coding sequence ATGACATATGGACTCAGTCGAGCAACCGTATTCGTAGTGCTCGTGGCGCTGTTGCTGGTGACGTCTCCAGTCGCCATGGCAACAGGGAGCCTCACGGATGCAGGTAGCAGCGCAGATGGAGAATCGCTCACGGTTTCAGACGTACAGACGCAGTCAGGAGAAGACGTTCGGATCGAGTCCGAACTCGAGCAGTCGGCATCGTCGGCGGACACCGTCGACGTGTTCGTGCGCATGGACGCCGAGGTATCACAGTTCGCGACCGCAACCGACGCCGAGAGCGCGACCGCGCTCAAACGGGAGGCGGAAGCGACACAGCGGAGCCTCGAGACGTACGCCGAGGACGTCGACGGCGTCGAGATCGTCACCGAATTCTGGCTCACGAACGCGGCCCTCGTGGAAGTCGACACGACGCGGGTCGATATCGAGGAACTCGCGCGGATCGACGGGGTCACCGAACTCCACCCGAACTACGAGGTCGAACTCGTCGAACCGGACGCGAACGACGGGTCGGCGAACGACTCGACGGTCACCTACGGCCTCGATCAGGTGAACGCGCCCGAGGTGTGGGAGGAGTTCGACGCGACCGGTGAGGGGGTCTCGGTCGCCGTCGTCGACACCGGGCTCGCGGCATCGCACGAGCAGTTCGCGGATCGCGACGAGGTCCGGGATAACTGGGCGGAGTTCGACTTCGACGGGAGCGAAATCGAGAGCCAGCCCTACGACCGGAACGGACACGGGACCCACGTCGCCGGGACGATTCTGGGCGGTGAGGCCGACGGGCAGCGGATCGGCGTCGCACCCGACGCGGAGCTGATCCCGATCAACGTCTTCCCGGGGATGCCCGATCGGCAGTCCACGACGCTCGCGGCGATCGTCGCCGGCATGCAGGAAGCGGTCGAGCAGGGCGCCGACGTGGCGAACTTCAGCCTCGGTGGCGGCGGATACGCTGCGATCTACGTCGACGTCATCCGGAACGCCCAGCGGGCGGGCACGTTCATCGTGAGCGCCGCCGGGAACGACGGCCCTGGTGCCGAAGGAACGCCGGGGAACGTCTACGACACGCTCTCGATCGGTGCGACGGACGCGAACGAGCAGGTGGCCGAGTTCTCGACCGGCGCGACGGTGAACACCGACGAGGACTGGGGCCCCGTCGCACCGGGCGACTGGCCCGAATCGTACGCGACGCCCGACGTCTCCGCACCCGGCGTGGACGTCCGGAGCTCCTACGTCGGCGGCAACGACACCTACGCGGAACTCTCCGGGACCAGTATGGCCACGCCACACACCAGCGGCGTGGCTGCGCTTCTGGCCGCCCAGGGCGTCGAGGACCCCTACGAGATGAAATCGCTCCTCGAGGAGACGGCGACGAAGCCGGCTCCCGATCGGATCAGTCAGCGGGTCACCGCAGAAGCACGAGAGGTGAGCGACGAACAGTACGAGAACGTCTACGACGACGACGAACGCGATGTCCGGTACGGATACGGCATCATCGACGCGTACGCGGCGTCGGCAGCGCTGGCAAACGAAAGCCGGATCGACGGGACCGTCGTCGACGGCGACGGTGAACCGATCACGGATCGCTCCAACGACCTCCCGGACGGTAGCGGCCCCACGGTCACGATCGACGACGCAAATCGAACCCAGTACGCCGCCGACGGGAGTTTCGAATTCGACGTCACGGAAGGCCACCACGACGTGACCGTCTCCGGCGCGTTCGGCTACGCCGAAACGACGGAGATGATCGATGCGAGCGAACCGGTCGAGCGGGACATCGTCCTCGAGGAGCGCTTCGACCTCGCGGTCGTTCGGGGACAACCCCGTGAACTCGAGGCAGGGAGCACGGCCGAGGTCGCGGTCGACGTCGCCCACCTCGACGAACTCACCGTCGAGCTAGCCGACGAATCGACGGTCGACGAATCGAACGTGACCGTCGACCTCGTCGGCGTCGAATCGGACGTGCTTGGCAACACCGTCGCGTTCGGCGAACCGCTGACCGCGACGCCCGCCACGCTCGAGATTACCGTCGACGGAGCGAACGCGGGCGAAACGATCGAACTCGAGCACACGTTCACTGGAAGCGACGGGACGACGGAAACGGTCACGACCGGGCCGACGACCGTCGTCACCGAGGTCTCTGAGACAGACCCCCTCCGAATCGTCGAGACGGACATCGTCGAGGAGGCGCTCGCCAGCGAGCAGATCGCACCGGGTCCAGTCGTCGTCGAGAACACGGACGACGAAGTCACCCAGAACGGCACCGTGGTCTGGAAGACGCCGATCGGGGACTTCTCCTCCGAGGAGTACGAGCTCGAGCCGGGCGAGACCGCGACGTACAATCGCACGCTCTCCTTCGGTGACGGCTCGCCGGCACCGTGGTCGTACATCGCCGACACCGGCGAGACCGTCGACCATCGGTTCGTGCTGGTCAACGAAACGCTGTCTCCGATCCAGGAGGAACGGTTCACCACGGACATCGTCGGGGGCGAACTCAACGGAACGGTGACCGACGCGGACACGGGCGAGCCGCTGCCCGGTATCGAGGTCACGGCGACGAACGGCGACGCCGAGTTCAGTACCGTGACTGACAGTTCAGGCGCATACAGTATCATCGTCGACGCGCCGGGGGAGTGGACGGTCACTGCGGATGCGGCCAGCTACGGGCCGACGAGCACGACGGTCCAGTTCGACGACGATCTCGATCCGATCGAACGGAATCTCACGGTCGGCAGCGATCCAACGTTCGAGCTCTCGATGGAGGGCGGGAAGACCTACTCCGTCGGGCTGCCGGGTCCGGTCGAGGGCGGGACCGTCGGTGACGTCGTTCCCGAGGAAACCAACGCCACGGTCCTCACGTACAACGAAACGACCAACCGCTGGGTGCAGCCGAGCCCGGACGACGAACTCGAGCCGCTCGACGCGCTCCTCGTGACGCCGTTCGAGGACACCACGGTGACCGTCGAACTGGCCGGAACGCCCGGCACCGGCGACGGAGTGACGGAGCCGCGTGATATCGAGCGGGGCTGGAACTTCGTCGCACCGGCCGCCTACGACGACCCCGAGGCGGCGTTCGAGCACGATTCGGACGCCACCCTCGGCGTGTTCCGGATTCAGCGGGCACCCGACTCGAAAATGGTTCCCGAGAGCGGGTTCGGCGGCATCGGAATCTTCGAAGAAACCCACAACGCGGTCAATCCGTTCACCGGCTACTTCGTGTTCGCCTCGGAAGATACCCAGCTCGAGACTACCGTGGACGAGGGAACGACCCTCGACTCCGCCTACGAGGACCTCGAGATCGACGCCGAGCGACGGACTGGTACCGTCGAACGGAGCGTCGACGGCGCACCCGTCGCGAACGCGACGGTTCGCGTCCCGGGAACCTCGGTCTCGACAACGACGAGCACCGACGGGTCGTTCACGCTCCCGGCGCTCCCGACCGGTGTCGAGCAGGAGGTCACCGTCACCGCCGACGGCTTCGAAAACAGGACCGTGAGTCTCGACGAGAGCGAGACCGTCGAACTCCAGCAGACGGTCTTCTTCGACGTTACCGACCTCGCCGTGAACGAGACGGACCTTAGCGTGGGTGACGAGTACACGATCGAGTACGAACTCGAGAACAGGGGCACCGAACGGGCGTCAGAGATCGTCGAAGTCGAGTTCGGGCCGGGTCTCGAAGACGAGAAACGAGCGCGGCTGAGCGAGGACGTCGTCGCGATCAACAGTACGGTCGTCGAACTCGAACCCGGCGCCACGACGACGCTCGAGATCCGGTCGGAAGTGAT